One Cryptomeria japonica chromosome 9, Sugi_1.0, whole genome shotgun sequence genomic window carries:
- the LOC131067750 gene encoding F-box/kelch-repeat protein At3g61590 gives MAAVPAVDAEGSVIFSDLGYNGIHEEDDKYGREMVSQPKKETSKMDANIWRLLPDHLIERVLPWLPVPSIVRSQLVCKSWNSMINSRLFSHYYSEAYFLVEREPWFLVFPKKHENLGLAYDPLENRWINLPFNFLPTESRAVATAEGLICMIPKANNINSLYICNPFSKSWRVVPRPPGLLKFFFLVAGVVVEKMTRSFKMVLAGSELVSGDIDQFVLTAEVYDSETNCWMRSRSFLVEAPVFPWRAISHGILYCVIGQAPWNIIGFNVHNGSWFRISAPMPALLTSVKLMDHKGRLILIGGIGNSGITTEIGMWELNEASVEWMKVGGLPKEFCDGFLMSLSRRFACVGHGDLIYFTSKKYPKMLVYDLSTQSWNWMQCCPELVDPHLHIFNGFCFQPRLDM, from the exons ATGGCTGCCGTTCCTGCTGTAGACGCGGAGGGCTCTGTTATTTTCTCAG ATTTGGGATATAATGGAATACATGAAGAAGACGATAAATATGGAAGAGAAATGGTGTCCCAACCCAAAAAGGAAACATCCAAAATGGATGCGAATATATGGAGACTTCTTCCAGACCATCTGATTGAAAGAGTTCTGCCATGGTTGCCAGTCCCCAGCATTGTAAGATCCCAATTAGTATGTAAATCATGGAATTCTATGATAAATTCAAGACTTTTTTCACATTATTATTCAGAGGCCTATTTTTTAGTAGAACGTGAACCGTGGTTCCTTGTGTTTCCAAAGAAACATGAGAATTTGGGATTAGCTTATGATCCCTTGGAAAACAGATGGATCAATTTGCCGTTTAACTTTCTTCCAACGGAGAGCAGGGCAGTTGCCACAGCAGAGGGGCTTATATGCATGATTCCTAAGGCAAACAATATAAATAGTTTGTATATATGCAACCCTTTCTCCAAATCGTGGAGAGTTGTGCCTAGACCTCCAGGtctcttgaaattcttctttctagTTGCTGGTGTGGTGGTAGAAAAGATGACAAGGTCCTTTAAGATGGTATTAGCAGGATCTGAACTTGTTTCTGGAGATATTGATCAATTTGTCCTTACAGCTGAGGTGTATGATTCAGAAACTAATTGTTGGATGAGAAGTAGGAGTTTCCTTGTAGAAGCACCTGTATTTCCATGGAGAGCAATAAGCCATGGAATCTTGTATTGTGTGATAGGACAGGCTCCATGGAATATCATAGGTTTCAATGTTCATAATGGGTCTTGGTTCCGAATTAGTGCTCCTATGCCTGCTTTATTGACTTCTGTAAAGCTCATGGATCATAAAGGAAGGCTGATCCTGATTGGAGGAATAGGGAATTCTGGTATTACAACAGAAATTGGAATGTGGGAGCTTAATGAAGCCAGTGTAGAATGGATGAAGGTTGGTGGATTACCTAAAGAATTTTGTGATGGATTTCTGATGTCTTTGTCAAGACGATTTGCTTGTGTTGGCCATGGGGATCTCATTTATTTCACCAGCAAGAAATACCCTAAAATGTTAGTGTATGACCTCTCAACCCAATCTTGG